The region CGTGGGAACGGCGACCCGGTCCAGGACCCGATCGAGCTGGCCGAACAGTTCGCTCAACGACACCGCCAGCGCTGCGCCTTCAGCGGTCAGCTCGACCGCTCGGTGGCCGCGCTCGAACAGCTTCACGCCGAGGTAGGCCTCCAGGCGCTTCACCTGGTGGCTGACCGCCGCCGGAGTGACGAACAACTGCCCGGCCGCTTCCTGGAAACTCAGGCATCGCGCGGCCGTTTCGAAGGCCCGAAGGGCGTTGAGCGGGGCAGGGGGGCGGGACTTCAAGAGCGCCTCGGATTCGCGGACCGAAGCGTGCATCCTATCAAGTTAGTTTTTCTAATGCGGAACTCAAAACATCTCGTTTGTCGGCGTCCGGGGCGCTGGCAATGATGACCCGTCGCAATGGTGAGTGCCGGTCATGAGAGTCGAGTCCCTGGATTCCGATGTGCTGATGTTCGTCGGCGACGACTACGAGTCGGTCGCCACCGCCTTTCTCGATGGCGGCGATGTCCTGCTCATCGATTCGCTGAGCAGCGCGGAAGATGCGAAGTGGATGCGCAGCGTCCTGTGCGAGGACCTTGGAACGACGGTACGGGCCATCGCCGCGACCCACTACATGAGCGACCACATGGCGGGCTTGCCGCTATTCCCCGACGCGCTCACGCTCGCCCATCGTCATCATCGCCATACCTTTTTGTCGCAGAACCGGCGCGCGGACGATTTCTATCGCGAGCCGAAGCTGGTCTTCGACAGCGTCATGACCCTGCGCTGGGGTGCGCACGAACTGCGCTTCTTGCATAACCCCGGCAAGACCATGGACCACGTCAGCGTCGACGTGCCCACCGCCGACCTGGTCTGCGTTGGCGACAACATCGTCGGCAACATCGTCTACCTGTCCAAGGCGGACCCCGCGCTGATCCGTGCCGCCATCGGCCGGATACGCCAGTTCGGCCGAAGCAGGGTGATCGGCGGACACATGGGGCGATTCCCCGCCACCGTACTCGACAACGCGATCCATTACCTGGATCGGCTGCGAGACCAGGTCATCCGCATTCGCAACGAAGCCGCAGGACAGGACATCGAGCAGGGCCTTGCCGCGATCGCCATCGAAGCCTGCCTGGCACCCCAGGTCGAAGCGACACCGTTCGAGCGCGACTGGCACCAGCGCAACCTCGAGGTGATCCTTGCGCAGTCGGTGTTCGAGCTCGACACGGCGCTGGCCTCGCGGGAGCGCTGCGCATGAGCCGCGACGACGGGACGTTCGGTCGACGCATCCGGCGCCGCGAGTTCCTGCTCGGCTGCGCCGGCCTGGCCGGCGCGACCTTGATCCCCGGCGGTGCCGCGTTCGCGGCGGGCCGCGCCGACGGTTTGCGCATCCAGCGGCTGGCCTGGGCCGGTATCCGCCTGCAACTGCCGCAGGCGACCTTGTTCATCGATCCGCTGGTGAATCCGCAGGAGTGGGGCGCCGCGCTCAAGGATGCCTTGATCCCGGTCGGCGACGCCGTGGGCGATGCGTCGGTTCTCATCACCCATGCGCATGGCGATCACTTCGACGCGAAGGCGGTCGCCGATGCGCTCGGCAACGGCGGTGTCCTCGCGCACCCGGCGGGAACGAACCCGCTGCCGGTGCCCGCCAAGGCGCGGGTGCGGCCGAGCGCGCTGTGGGAGCCGCAACTGATCGGCGACTTCACCGCGACGGCCGTGCCGGCCTCGGACGGCTATGGCGACCCGCAAGTGTCCTGGGTGGTGACGGCAGGCGGGCGCCGCATCTTCCACGGCGGGGACACGCTCTGGCATGGGCATTGGTG is a window of Lysobacter antibioticus DNA encoding:
- a CDS encoding MBL fold metallo-hydrolase: MFVGDDYESVATAFLDGGDVLLIDSLSSAEDAKWMRSVLCEDLGTTVRAIAATHYMSDHMAGLPLFPDALTLAHRHHRHTFLSQNRRADDFYREPKLVFDSVMTLRWGAHELRFLHNPGKTMDHVSVDVPTADLVCVGDNIVGNIVYLSKADPALIRAAIGRIRQFGRSRVIGGHMGRFPATVLDNAIHYLDRLRDQVIRIRNEAAGQDIEQGLAAIAIEACLAPQVEATPFERDWHQRNLEVILAQSVFELDTALASRERCA
- a CDS encoding MBL fold metallo-hydrolase; translated protein: MSRDDGTFGRRIRRREFLLGCAGLAGATLIPGGAAFAAGRADGLRIQRLAWAGIRLQLPQATLFIDPLVNPQEWGAALKDALIPVGDAVGDASVLITHAHGDHFDAKAVADALGNGGVLAHPAGTNPLPVPAKARVRPSALWEPQLIGDFTATAVPASDGYGDPQVSWVVTAGGRRIFHGGDTLWHGHWWRIGRQFGPFDAAFLPVNGARFGWRKPVSGQPGVLTPEQAVAAATILGAKRLVPIHYGVSGIAEYVEVDDPIEQLKKAARGKAIDIQPLTPGAWVDWGQ